CAGGCTAATTACTCCTAGATTTCACTTAATTGAAAGCAAGTTGTTTCGGAGGAAATCATGGCAAATATTACTCTTAGTGAACTACATATTGCTGGCTCAGAATTGTTCCAAGATTCTGAAAGCTTTCTCAACGAATTGAACAATGTAGACTCTATTTCTGGTGGTAGCTACAGTACTGGCGTCAGCGATATTTCGACATTGACCAAGCTAGCTGAGGCATTTGTCAATGTATATGGTATTGGTCACATTGCCTTTTTAGCTAAGTCATTCAGCCACAGCAACAGTACAGGCTACTAATAGCTGAAGAGTTAACTAATCAGCTAGATGGCTCTTTTGGGATTCCAGCTAAAAAATAATTCATGTGAAACACATAAATTATTTTGATGGCAAACAATCCCAAAGAGCCAGATTCAGCAATATACAGGCTAATTACCCCTAGAATTCACTTAATTGAAAGCAAGTTTTTTTGGAGGAAATCATGGCAAATATCACTCTTTCTGAACTACATATTGCTGGTTCTGAATTGTTTCAAGATTCTGAAAGCTTTCTTAACGAACTGAACAATGTAGACTCTATTTCTGGTGGTGACTCCAGTAGTGGCGTCAGCGACTTTTCAACATTAACCAAGCTAGCTGAGGCATTTGTTAATGTATATGGCATTGGTCATATTGCCTATTTAGCTAAGTCATTCAGCCACAGCAACAGTACAGGCTACTAATAGCTGAAGATTTAACTACTGAATTAGATAGCTTTTTTGGAGTTATAGGTAAAAAGTAATTTCTGTTACGACCAGAGTTTTATTGATTACTAATAACTTAAAAAAGCTCGCTAATCAAACAGTCTAGAGTTTAATTACAATAAGTGGATTAGGACAAAATCATGGCAAATATCACTCTCACTGAACTACATACAACTGGTTCCGAATTGTTCCAAGATTCTGAAAGCTTTCTCAATGAACTAAGCGATGTAGATTCTATTTCTGGTGGTACTGATAGCTACAGCAATGGTATCAGCGATTTTTCTACACTTGTGAAGTTAGCTGAGGCATTTGTTGATGTATATGCTATTGGTCACATTGCATGGATAGCTAAGTCATTTAGCGACAGCAGCAATACGGGTTACTAATAGTTGAAGAGTTAAATACTGAAATATATGGCTCTTTTGGAATCAAAGGTAAAAAGGAATTTATGTACTCAACATGAATTTTTTTGATAAAAAACAATCTCAAAGAGCCAGATTCAGCAAAATACAGGTTAATTATCTGTAGATTTGACTTAAGTAGCTCAACCGAATTAAACATGAAATTCAAAGTTGACCTACTTAATTCAAAGCAAGCTTTTTTAATGAACTGAGCAATGTAGACTCCATTTCTGGTGGTAGCTACAACAGCATCAGCGACGTTTCGATTTAATTGCAAATCTTTTCACTTAAAAGAGAACCTGACTGATAGAAGGAAATCATGGCAAATATTACTCTTCCTGAACTACATATTGCTGGTTCTGAATTGTTTCAAGATTCTGAAAGCTTCCTCAATGAACTCAGCGATGTAGATTCTATTTCTGGTGGTACTGATAGCTATAGCAATGGTATCAGCGATGTTTCTACACTTGTGAAGTTAGCTGAGGCATTTGTTGATGTATATGCCATTGGTCACATTGCTTGGATAGCTAAGTCATATAGTAAAGCTTAATAAGCATAGCTTGATAGTTAACTACTGAGCTAGATAGCTCTACTGGGATTGGAGATAACAACTAATTCATGTTATTAACAATTCCAGTGAGCCAAATTAAGCAGGGATTTATTGATTAAAAATCAGTAATTTATTAGTTATTCGACCTCAGATAAATTAATAATCAATGGTTGAACTGGGAATTGATTAAATGGCAAAAATTATAATTGCTGAACTCAATTTATTTGATTCAGAAAGCTACCTGACCGAAATGAATGATATGGATTCTATGTTTGTATATGGTGGTGATGATTATGCATTATCTCAAGTTATTAATTTTGCTTTAAAGCTGCTTGATTTTGTATTAGCCGTTTATGCAATCTACAACATTACCTCGCTGGCAAAGTCATTCAATAGTAATCAGCCTAATGCTGATGCATTTATTTCTAATAATTGAACTATCAAGATGATGAGCAATAAGACTTTGTGTGCAATCTATGTATGGGTAACATTACTGTGGTTTTACAGTTTCTTAATTAACCAACAGCAACTTTCCACTCTCCTAAGAAGTATCTGACATTATGCCTTTTTTATTAAGTTCGCAAAACGTCCTTGACTACTTGATTCCCCTAGGATTGTGTACTCAAGAAGAACAGTCATTAGCTAAGATTGAGCTAAAACCAGCCAAAAACTTTAACTTATTAATTAGCTTACCAGAGAATCGGCAACTTCTAGTTAAGCAAGAGCGTCTCAATCGAGAAGGAAAAAGTGCTGGTGAGTTTTTCCAAGAGTGGAGAATTCACAATTTCTTCCGAAGATTCCCAGAAATTAGTTATATTGGCTCGTCTTGTTCGGAAGTGCTGCATTTTGATGCCGAAAATTCTATCATTGTTTTCAATTATCTCAGTAACTATCGGGATTTAGCAGATTTCTACGCCAAAGATAATTTATTCCCAACTGAGATTGCTAGGGCAGTCGGAGCTACTTTAGCATCAATTCATCGTGTAAGTATTAACCGTCAAGACTATCGTGAATTCTTTCAAAATCCTCAGGATGCATCTAGTCAAAAAACTCCAGACCTCAATATGGGAATGGATAGAATTACCCCAGAAATTTTTGGTCAAATACCTGCCGATGGACTGAAATTTTTTGCTCTCTATCAACGTTACGACAGTTTAGGACAGGCGATCGCAGATTTAAGTAGTGGTTTCACTCCCTACTGTCTAACTCATAATGACTTGAAGCTGAACAATATGCTCATTTCCCTCAATTGGGAACAAGCAGTTTTGAATGAATCATTCTCTGGTGAAAGCATCATTCGCTTGATTGATTGGGAGCGGTGTGCTTGGGGAGATCCAGCTAATGATTTAGGAACAGTGCTGGCTAGTTACCTGCAACTATGGTTGAATAGTACGCTTATCGGTAAGGAAATGGCGATTGAAGAGTCTTTACGCCTAGCCACAACTCCCCTGCAACTTATCCAGCCTTCTACGGCGGCGCTAGTGACTGCTTATTTAGCTGAATTTCCCCAAATATTAGAAGCTCGTCCTGATTTCTTATTAAGAGTCACGCAATTTTCCGGTTTAGCCTTGATTAGAGCTATTCAAGCAACACTCCAGCATGAGAAAAGATTTGGTAATGCCGGTATATGTATGCTT
Above is a window of Nostoc sp. UHCC 0702 DNA encoding:
- a CDS encoding aminoglycoside phosphotransferase family protein translates to MPFLLSSQNVLDYLIPLGLCTQEEQSLAKIELKPAKNFNLLISLPENRQLLVKQERLNREGKSAGEFFQEWRIHNFFRRFPEISYIGSSCSEVLHFDAENSIIVFNYLSNYRDLADFYAKDNLFPTEIARAVGATLASIHRVSINRQDYREFFQNPQDASSQKTPDLNMGMDRITPEIFGQIPADGLKFFALYQRYDSLGQAIADLSSGFTPYCLTHNDLKLNNMLISLNWEQAVLNESFSGESIIRLIDWERCAWGDPANDLGTVLASYLQLWLNSTLIGKEMAIEESLRLATTPLQLIQPSTAALVTAYLAEFPQILEARPDFLLRVTQFSGLALIRAIQATLQHEKRFGNAGICMLQVAKSLLCRPQASIPTIFGVDALDLLPTNLSRV